The genome window TCGTGAATGAAGACGGAAAAGTGGCTTCGATCCATAACCACGTTAATACAGCAGAAATAGTAGAAGCCTTTTTGGGCGGAAGACCTTATACAGTGAATTGAACAGCATTTTAACCCTTAAAAGAAGAAAGCATGTCACTTACAGCAGAACAAAACAATGCGATTTGTGTTGAATTTTTCGAAACAGCCTGGAACACAGGTGTTGTACGCGAAGACTTACTGGCATCCGACGCGATAGACCATTCACAAGTGGGCGGTAAAACGGTTTCTGAGCCAGGTTCGGCCAGTTTTAAAGGCATCGTGGGCATGTTCCGCGGCGCTATGCCGGATGCAAAGCTTAGCATTGAAGATCAGATATATGTAGCCGATAAAGTAGTGCACAGATGGAGACTCAACGGCACCGACACAGGCGGCGTTATGGGCATGCCGCCATCCGGAAAATCCATCACATTAACAGGAACAACCACAGCCCGCATGAAAGATGGCAAAATCGCTGAGCGCTGGGCCAATGTGGATGAACTGGGCCTTTTGCAACAGCTAGGCGTAGTTCCTCCTCCTCCTTCCGGAGCGGCACCGGGAGCACACTGATGATACTCGTAAATCCTCCTCGACATTGTTTTTAAAATTATTCAAACCCGAATTTTATGTCTAAAAAAGTACTCGCCATTTTATCGGAATACGGATATTGGGGCATTGAGCTGGTAGGCCCGCTCGAAAAACTGGAAGCAGCCGGTTACACCGTAGATTTTATTACGCCAAACGGCAAAAAAGCAGAAGCGCTGCCGCCAAGCTATGATACCACTTATGTAGATCCTCCTCTGGGCGTGTGTGTTACCACGCAGCTCGCAGCTGATAAAGTAAATGCATTTGAAGCGACAAACCGTTTGGAAAATACAATGAACCTGTCGGAAGTGATCCCACAGCGTCCATACTTCTCAACACCGGATTTCCTTCGCGCATTTGAAAAATATTATAGCGACCTCAAAATCGCACAGGACAAACTGACCGAAGAATACGACGCGGTTTTCCTGGTAGGCGGCAGCGGCCCGATCATCGACATGGTGAACAACCAGCGTGTGCATGATGTAATCCTTGCTTTTTACAAAAAACAAATGCCTGTTGCCGGAATCTGCTATGGCGTTGCGCCACTGGTTTTTGCAAGAGATTTTAACGAACGCAATTCCATCATCAAAGGAAAACACGTGACGGGTCACTGCATTGAATACGATTACCACGACGGAACCGGCTTCCTGCACACCGATCTGAACATGGGGCCCCCACCATATGTGCTGGAATACATTCTTTCCGACGCCGTAGGACCGGAAGGACAATATCATGGAAATTTTGGTAAAGAAACTTCCGTTATCGTTGACTATCCATTTATCACAGGCCGTTCATTGCAATGTTCATTCGAATTCGGAGAGCAGTTTGTGAACGTTTTGGACAAAGGCCTCACACGTTATGGCTGGTAAAACCGGGAATCAGAAGATCATTGAACAGTTCCTTGCGGATGGCATGGATTATATGTTCGGCAATCCCGGCACGGTGGAACAAGGTTTCCTTGACGCCCTGGCCGAGTATCCCGACATGAAATACATCCTCACCTTGCAGGAAACCATTGCGGTGATGATGGGAGACGGTTATGCCCGCGCCACACAAAAGCCGACATTGGTTCAGCTGCACAGCTCGCCGGGCATTGGCAATGCGGTAGGCGCTGTGTATCAGGCCAAAAGAGGTCATGCGCCCTTAGTGGTAATTGGCTCGGATGCCGGTGTGCAATACATGAATATGGATGCACAAATGGCCAATGACCTCGTAGCGATGATGGCGCCGGTGACCAAATATTCGACCATGGCCACCTCTTCGAAATCGCTGCTTCGCACTTTGCGCCGCGCTGTAAAAATAGCGTCGACGCCGCCTATGGGACCGGTTTACGTTTGCCTGCCCATGGATGTCCTCGACGAGATCAACGATGAGCCCGTATTTCCAAGCTGCATTCCTTCGACGCGGGTTTCGCCTGCGCCGGAACTGATCAGGCAGTCAGCGGAAATGTTGCTGGCAGCCGAAAAGCCGATAATTTTCGTCGGTGACGGCATTGCCTATTCGGATGCAATCCCTGAGCTTACACATGTTGCCGAGCTTTTGGGCGCGGAAGTCTACGGTGTCGAATTCGGGGATCTCGTCATGGACAATACGCATCCATTGTATCAGGGCACTACGGGCCACATGTTCGGTTCGTTCAGCCACCCGATAACAACAAAAGGAGATGCAAACCTCATTGTAGGCACTTATATGATGC of Dyadobacter chenhuakuii contains these proteins:
- a CDS encoding ester cyclase, giving the protein MSLTAEQNNAICVEFFETAWNTGVVREDLLASDAIDHSQVGGKTVSEPGSASFKGIVGMFRGAMPDAKLSIEDQIYVADKVVHRWRLNGTDTGGVMGMPPSGKSITLTGTTTARMKDGKIAERWANVDELGLLQQLGVVPPPPSGAAPGAH
- a CDS encoding type 1 glutamine amidotransferase domain-containing protein, with product MSKKVLAILSEYGYWGIELVGPLEKLEAAGYTVDFITPNGKKAEALPPSYDTTYVDPPLGVCVTTQLAADKVNAFEATNRLENTMNLSEVIPQRPYFSTPDFLRAFEKYYSDLKIAQDKLTEEYDAVFLVGGSGPIIDMVNNQRVHDVILAFYKKQMPVAGICYGVAPLVFARDFNERNSIIKGKHVTGHCIEYDYHDGTGFLHTDLNMGPPPYVLEYILSDAVGPEGQYHGNFGKETSVIVDYPFITGRSLQCSFEFGEQFVNVLDKGLTRYGW